A genomic segment from Phragmites australis chromosome 6, lpPhrAust1.1, whole genome shotgun sequence encodes:
- the LOC133921281 gene encoding DExH-box ATP-dependent RNA helicase DExH15 chloroplastic — protein MHCLAPNLLLLPLPTASRHALPQTPPLPLLLPSRAAPLHVASARSPSRAATPVSDEDEDEEEVDEENDDDDLDIRDADDEEYDEDEEGDEEGVDEESDGEVEEEADEEGEDEREDTASRRRESEEYKSRCVAKLVAEVREFGEDIIDYNELAGIYDFPVDKFQRLAIQAFLRGSSVVVSAPTSSGKTLIAEAAAVATVARGRRLFYTTPLKALSNQKFRDFRNTFGDHNVGLLTGDSAINKDAQILIMTTEILRNMLYQSVGMTASEGRLFQVDVIVLDEVHYLSDISRGTVWEETVIYCPKEVQLICLSATVANPDELAGWISQIHGKTELVTSTKRPVPLTWHFSKKYALQPLLDGKGKKMNRKLQMSHFQNLSSPKSDFYYVRGKRKLRTNKNEQGNRSPLDISKQVQLSKHELSNMRRSQVPLIRDTLSQLWENDMLPAIWFIFSRRGCDAAVEYLEDCRLLHDCEASEVELELRRFKMQYPDAVRESAVKGLLRGVAAHHAGCLPLWKSFIEELFQRGLVKVVFATETLAAGINMPARTAVISSLSKRIDAGRQLLTTNELFQMAGRAGRRGIDTAGHAVLVQTPYEGPEECCDIIFAGLEPLVSQFTASYGMVLNLLAGSKVTHNQKESDDVMVKRSGRTLEEARKLVEQSFGNYVGSNVMVAAKEELERIQQEIQYLSSEITDEFIDRKCREELSEEDYAEISLLQKRLKEEKQIRNELKKRMELERMAAWKNRLEEFESGHLPFMCLQYKDKDSVQHTIPAVFIGNINLFADQKIVTMVEDDSLGSGKQKVDSGEQVYYPSYYVALSSDNSWYLFTEKWIKNVYKTGLPSVPSVEGGPLPRETLKQLLLREEMMWDKLAKSEYGSLLSMDGSLDTWSWSLNVPVLNSLSEDDEVERFSQEHQDAVECYKQQRRKVSHLKKTIKSTKGFKEFQKIIDMRNFTKEKIERLEARSRRLTRRIRQIEPTGWKEFLQISKVIQEARALDINTQVIYPLGETAAAIRGENELWLAMVLRNKVLLDLKPSQLAAVCGSLVSEGIKLRPWKNSSYVYEPSSVVTGVISYLEEQRHSLIDLQERHSVKIPCEIDAQFAGMVEAWASGLTWREIMMDSAMDDGDLARLLRRTIDLLAQIPKLPDIDPVLQKNAQIACSVMDRVPISELAG, from the exons ATGCACTGCCTCGCCcccaacctcctcctcctcccactccCCACCGCCTCCCGCCACGCGCTCCCCCAAACCCCACCCCTTCCTCTCCTGCTCCCCTCCCGCGCCGCCCCACTCCATGTCGCCTCCGCGCGTTCGCCGTCCCGCGCCGCCACCCCGGTCtccgacgaggacgaggacgaggaggaggttgACGAGGAGAATGACGACGACGACTTAGACATACGCGACGCGGACGACGAGGAGTACGACGAGGACGAAGAAGGCGATGAGGAGGGGGTGGACGAGGAGAGCGACGGTGAGGTCGAGGAAGAGGCGGACGAGGAGGGTGAGGATGAGCGGGAGGATACCGCTTCGCGGAGGCGGGAATCGGAGGAGTACAAGTCGCGGTGTGTGGCGAAGCTGGTTGCCGAGGTGCGGGAGTTCGGGGAGGACATCATCGATTACAACGAGCTCGCCGGGATCTACGACTTCCCCGTCGATAAATTTCAG CGCCTGGCTATACAAGCATTTTTAAGAGGTTCATCTGTCGTAGTTTCTGCACCTACAAGTAGTGGGAAGACGCTAATAGCAGAAGCTGCAGCGGTCGCAACAGTTGCTAGAGGAAGGCGTCTCTTCTACACAACACCATTAAAGGCCTTGTCAAATCAGAAGTTCCGTGATTTCCG GAATACCTTTGGTGATCATAATGTTGGTCTTCTTACAGGAGATTCTGCTATCAACAAAGATGCTCAGATCCTGATTATGACGACAGAGATTTTGCGTAACATGCTGTACCAAAG TGTCGGTATGACAGCATCTGAAGGTAGATTGTTTCAAGTTGATGTCATTGTTTTGGATGAAGTCCATTATTTGAGTGATATCTCACGTGGCACTGTTTGGGAAGAAACT GTCATATATTGTCCAAAGGAAGTCCAGCTTATATGCTTGTCAGCCACTGTTGCAAATCCTGATGAATTAGCTGGCTGGATAAGTCAG ATTCATGGTAAGACAGAGCTGGTAACATCTACCAAACGTCCGGTTCCACTTACTTGGCACTTCTCGAAGAAATATGCACTACAACCACTTCTTGATGGAAAGGGGAAGAAAATGAATAG GAAACTGCAGATGTCTCACTTTCAGAACTTGTCATCTCCAAAGAGTGACTTCTATTACGTGAGAGGAAAGAGGAAGCTTAGAACAAATAAAAACGAGCAAGGTAATAGAAGCCCTTTGGACATATCAAAACAGGTTCAGTTGTCAAAGCATGAACTCAGCAATATGCGCCGCTCCCAA GTTCCACTGATACGTGACACTTTATCACAACTTTGGGAAAATGACATGCTTCCAGCTATTTGGTTTATTTTTAGTAGAAGAGGGTGTGATGCAGCTGTTGAATATCTGGAGGATTGCAGACTGTTGCATGACTGTGAGGCTAGTGAAGTTGAACTGGAACTCAGGAGATTCAAGATGCAATATCCTGATGCTGTCCGAGAAAGTGCTGTGAAAGGACTCTTGCGAGGAGTTGCTGCCCATCATGCTGGTTGCTTGCCACTGTGGAAATCATTCATTGAGGAACTATTTCAGCGTGGCCTTGTTAAAGTAGTATTTGCGACGGAAACCCTGGCAGCTGGGATTAACATGCCTGCTAGGACGGCTGTGATCTCTTCTCTCAGCAAAAGAATTGATGCCGGGCGCCAGCTCTTAACCACAAACGAATTATTCCAGATGGCAGGTCGTGCTGGAAGGAGAGGGATTGATACAGCTGGGCATGCCGTTCTTGTTCAGACTCCATATGAAGGGCCTGAAGAATGTTGTGACATTATCTTTGCTGGACTTGAGCCACTTGTCTCGCAATTTACTGCATCATATGGGATGGTTTTGAATCTCCTTGCT GGTTCAAAAGTTACTCATAATCAGAAAGAGTCAGATGATGTTATGGTCAAGCGTTCTGGAAGAACTTTAGAAGAAGCTCGAAAGCTAGTGGAGCAAAGCTTTGGGAATTATGTTGGGAGCAATGTAATGGTTGCTGCTAAAGAAGAGCTTGAAAGAATACAGCAAGAAATACAATACCTCTCTTCAGAAATTACCGATGAATTTATTGACCGAAAGTGCAGGGAAGAGTTATCAGAGGAAGATTATGCTGAGATTTCCCTTCTACAAAAGAGACTAAAG GAAGAGAAGCAGATCAGAAATGAGCTGAAGAAAAGGATGGAACTGGAAAGAATGGCTGCATGGAAAAATCGCTTGGAGGAATTTGAAAGTGGCCACCTTCCTTTCATGTGCCTGCAGTATAAAGATAAGGATTCAGTTCAACACACTATCCCTGCTGTATTTATTGGAAACATCAACTTGTTTGCTGATCAAAAGATTGTGACCATG GTGGAAGATGATTCACTTGGTTCAGGCAAGCAGAAAGTTGATAGTGGGGAACAAGTTTATTACCCATCTTACTATGTAGCTTTAAGTTCAGATAATTCATGGTATCTGTTCACAGAAAAATGGATAAAAAATGTTTACAAGACAGGCCTACCTTCTGTCCCTTCTGTCGAAGGGGGGCCACTCCCTAGAGAAACCCTGAAGCAGCTCCTTTTGCGTGAAGAGATGATGTGGGATAAACTTGCAAAATCAGAATATGGTTCTTTGTTAAGCATGGATGGGTCTCTAGACACATGGTCGTGGAGTCTCAATGTTCCTGTGCTTAATAGCCTTTCGGAAGATGATGAG GTAGAACGATTCTCCCAGGAACATCAAGATGCTGTAGAATGCTACAAGCAACAGAGGaggaaggtttcacatttgaagAAAACAATCAAAAGTACTAAGGGTTTCAAAGAATTCCAAAAGATCATTGACATGAGAAACTTTACAAAAGAAAAGATTGAGCGCTTGGAAGCTAGATCCCGCCGCCTGACTCGACGGATAAGACAAATTGAACCAACCGGTTGGAAAGAATTTCTCCAG ATTAGCAAAGTCATTCAAGAAGCTAGAGCATTAGATATCAATACTCAGGTAATATATCCTTTGGGTGAGACAGCAGCGGCTATACGAGGGGAAAACGAGCTCTGGCTTGCTATGGTTCTCAGGAACAAGGTCCTCTTGGATCTAAAGCCATCTCAATTGGCAGCAGTTTGTGGAAGTTTAGTGTCAGAAGGGATCAAACTTCGTCCTTGGAAAAATAGCAG TTATGTATACGAACCTTCTTCTGTTGTTACTGGCGTTATAAGCTATTTAGAAGAGCAGAGACACTCCCTCATCGATCTCCAAGAGAGACACAGTGTAAAG ATACCCTGCGAAATAGATGCCCAATTTGCAGGGATGGTTGAAGCCTGGGCTTCAGGGTTGACCTGGAGAGAGATAATGATGGACTCTGCAATGGATGATGGAGATTTGGCCCGTCTGCTCAGGCGTACAATAGATTTACTAGCCCAG ATTCCGAAATTGCCAGACATTGATCCGGTTCTTCAAAAGAACGCACAAATTGCTTGCAGCGTCATGGATCGAGTACCGATTAGCGAGCTTGCCGGCTGA
- the LOC133921282 gene encoding formin-like protein 16 has product MAPCPPHLLLLAVFVLFPLAAAQQPQRNIQTRFPSTRTPAFATPPPPTVISPSPAPTTAPPFFPGSPPPSSSSVKRSDIAVAVVSTALSSFAVSGLAFFLFLRHGKKKELKAADGNGYSSGPQEGAFAGKRPERSPKRPPQGGGGGGGIGMVDENGLDAIYWREFEKDDGGGGRGRKPTASWRPPQPPPPRQQQRLEMWPEPQQSSPPSPPRRSRKNRIDQEPLIPGGSLDSASAVFDEPLRPPSAGSSSSFSVAAADAYARPPQQAAAVSSVPRPSPPPAPAAPSSASPALPPPPGRASPARAPSTAAASTAPPPPPPPKPASASPPPPPPPRGGPPPPPPPKGPSPPPPPPPGGKKGGPPPPPPRGAASSSRPPTAPGMPSGAGEQQAKLKPLHWDKVNVQATDHSMVWDKITGGSFNLDEGIIEALFGTAAANRKPKSADSKGTSGESSNALGRSNTPEQIFLLEPRKSHNISIILRSLTVGRDEIIDALRDGHTELSTEVLEKLSRLSISKEEESTILKFSGNPDRLAPAEAFLLRLLLDVPNPFARVNALLFKVNYGAEVAQLKQSLRTLEMASQELRTKGLFFKLLEAVLKAGNRMNAGTARGNAQAFNLTALRKLSDVKSTDGSTTLLHFVIEEVVRSEGKRLAINRNYSLRRSGSLAKSGHDGGGSAAGSAGQGPSREERQNEYMNLGLPIVGGLSTEFSNVKKAAMVDYDAVDSECAILGNRLTDIKRLLETCSDDGFGRGLRGFVKAAEHELEALRGELARVLELVQRTTEYYHAGATKDKNAHPLQLFIVVRDFLGMVDQACVDIKRKLQQKKPPPSSSQATTAAAPAAAPAPAKEATDSQAAPAQKPPEDADSRRKRVMPRFPNLPAHFMKDSAESDSSSDEE; this is encoded by the exons ATGGCTCCGTGCccgccccacctcctcctcctcgccgtcttCGTCCTGttccccctcgccgccgcgcagCAACCGCAGCGCAACATCCAGACGCGCTTCCCCTCCACCCGCACGCCGGCCTTCGCCACCCCTCCACCGCCGACGGTCATATCCCCCTCCCCGGCCCCCACCACCGCTCCGCCCTTCTTCCCGGGGTCCCCGCCCCCATCGTCGTCGTCCGTGAAGCGCAGCGACATCGCCGTGGCCGTGGTGAGCACGGCGCTGAGCAGCTTCGCGGTCTCggggctcgccttcttcctcttcctccggcacgggaagaagaaggagctGAAGGCAGCGGATGGGAATGGGTATTCTAGCGGGCCGCAGGAGGGCGCCTTCGCCGGGAAGCGGCCGGAGAGATCGCCGAAGCGGCCGCCgcagggagggggagggggaggcggcaTCGGGATGGTGGACGAGAACGGGCTCGACGCGATATACTGGAGGGAGTTCGAGaaggacgacggcggcggcggcagggggaGGAAGCCCACGGCGAGCTggcggccgccgcagccgcctccGCCCCGGCAGCAGCAGCGCTTGGAGATGTGGCCGGAGCCCCAGCAGTCGTCGCCGCCATCCCCGCCGCGGCGGTCGAGGAAGAACAGGATAGATCAGGAGCCACTCATCCCGGGGGGATCCCTGGACTCCGCGTCCGCTGTTTTCGACGAGCCGCTGCGCCCGCCCAGCGCCGGCTCCAGCTCGTCCTTCTCCGTGGCCGCCGCCGATGCGTACGCACGTCCGCCGCAGCAGGCGGCCGCCGTCAGCTCCGTGCCACGTCCGTCTCCGCCGCCAGCCCCTGCCGCGCCATCAAGCGCATCGCcggcgctgccgccgcctcctgGAAGAGCAAGCCCGGCACGTGCTccatccaccgccgccgcctcaaccgccccgcctccaccgccaccgccaaaACCAGCATCCGcatcgccaccgccgccgccaccgccgaggGGCGGcccgcctcctccaccgccgcccaaaggcccatcgccgccgccgccgccgccgccaggagGAAAGAAAGGAggaccgcctccgccgcctccaagGGGAGCCGCGTCATCCTCAAGGCCGCCGACGGCGCCGGGTATGCCATCCGGGGCCGGAGAGCAGCAGGCAAAGCTTAAGCCGCTGCATTGGGACAAGGTCAATGTGCAAGCTACCGACCACTCCATGGTGTGGGACAAGATCACCGGCGGCTCATTCAA CTTGGACGAAGGCATCATCGAGGCTCTGTTCGGCACGGCGGCTGCAAACCGCAAGCCGAAATCTGCAGATTCCAAGGGCACCTCCGGAGAATCCTCGAACGCCCTCGGGCGCTCAAACACGCCGGAACAAATATTCCTGCTGGAGCCGCGCAAGTCGCACaacatttccatcatcctacgGTCCCTCACCGTGGGGCGGGATGAGATCATCGACGCCCTCCGTGACGGTCACACGGAACTCAGCACGGAGGTCCTCGAGAAGCTGTCTCGGCTCAGTATCTCCAAGGAAGAAGAATCCACCATCCTGAAGTTCTCTGGAAATCCCGACAGGCTCGCCCCAGCGGAGGCCTTCCTTCTCCGGCTCCTCCTTGACGTGCCCAACCCGTTCGCACGCGTCAATGCGTTGCTTTTCAAGGTAAACTATGGCGCCGAGGTTGCGCAGCTGAAGCAGTCGCTCCGGACCTTGGAAATGGCAAGCCAGGAGCTGAGGACGAAGGGTCTGTTCTTCAAACTGCTCGAAGCAGTGCTCAAGGCAGGAAACAGGATGAATGCCGGAACAGCGCGGGGCAACGCGCAGGCCTTCAACCTCACGGCACTTCGCAAGCTCTCCGACGTGAAGAGCACTGATGGGAGCACCACGTTGCTACACTTCGTCATTGAGGAGGTTGTTCGTTCAGAGGGAAAACGGCTTGCCATCAACCGCAACTACAGTCTCCGCCGCTCTGGCAGCCTTGCGAAGTCTGGCCACGACGGCGGCGGTTCGGCAGCAGGCTCCGCAGGTCAGGGCCCATCACGGGAGGAGAGGCAGAATGAATACATGAATCTGGGACTGCCAATTGTTGGAGGTCTCAGCACAGAGTTTAGCAATGTGAAGAAGGCTGCAATGGTGGACTACGACGCAGTTGACAGCGAGTGTGCGATTCTAGGCAACCGACTCACCGACATCAAGAGGCTCCTGGAGACCTGCAGTGATGATGGATTCGGGAGAGGGTTGCGAGGATTTGTGAAGGCTGCGGAACATGAGCTGGAGGCACTAAGAGGGGAGCTGGCGAGAGTACTAGAGCTGGTCCAACGGACAACAGAGTACTACCATGCCGGCGCCACCAAGGACAAGAACGCGCATCCTCTTCAGCTGTTCATCGTAGTGAGGGACTTCCTGGGGATGGTTGATCAGGCATGTGTGGACATCAAGAGGAAATTGCAGCAGAAGAAACCGCCACCCTCGTCATCACAGGCAACTACAGCTGCTGCAccagcggcggcgccggcacCGGCAAAGGAAGCAACCGATAGTCAAGCAGCACCGGCTCAGAAACCACCGGAAGATGCAGATAGCAGAAGGAAGAGGGTCATGCCAAGATTTCCAAACCTACCAGCGCACTTTATGAAGGATAGTGCAGAGTCTGATTCAAGTAGTGACGAGGAATAG